The following coding sequences lie in one Corynebacterium humireducens NBRC 106098 = DSM 45392 genomic window:
- a CDS encoding HAD family hydrolase, with the protein MLLPADTRAVLYDLDGTLVDHEHAARAGVESWSRALGLPAGQWQRWLTIERKWFTAFENGEVSHLGQRVARCREFIGRAELSDEEALTMYEDYLAVYRSNWVAYPDALPSLRAALERGLTVGVLTNGAEEMQRAKLERTGLWLDGMIMCATVELGAPKPQPESYRAALEKVGASAGHTVMIGDSWENDVAGARRAGLHAVYLDRTGNEGTSISSLDELVWP; encoded by the coding sequence ATGCTACTTCCCGCTGACACCCGCGCCGTCCTCTACGACCTGGACGGCACCCTCGTCGACCACGAGCACGCCGCCCGCGCCGGCGTCGAGTCCTGGAGCCGGGCCCTCGGGCTCCCCGCCGGGCAGTGGCAGCGCTGGCTCACCATCGAGAGGAAATGGTTCACCGCCTTCGAGAACGGCGAGGTCAGTCACCTCGGGCAGCGCGTCGCACGCTGCCGCGAGTTCATCGGCCGGGCGGAGCTCAGCGACGAGGAGGCCCTCACCATGTACGAGGACTACCTCGCCGTGTACCGCAGCAACTGGGTGGCCTACCCGGACGCACTGCCCTCCCTGCGGGCCGCGCTGGAGCGGGGCCTGACGGTGGGCGTCCTCACCAACGGCGCCGAGGAGATGCAGCGCGCCAAGCTCGAGCGCACCGGCCTGTGGCTCGACGGGATGATCATGTGCGCCACGGTGGAGCTCGGGGCCCCGAAACCGCAGCCGGAGTCCTACCGGGCGGCGCTGGAGAAGGTCGGCGCGTCCGCGGGGCACACCGTCATGATCGGCGACTCCTGGGAGAACGACGTCGCCGGGGCCCGCCGCGCGGGCCTGCACGCCGTGTACCTGGACCGGACGGGGAACGAGGGGACGTCGATAAGCAGCCTCGACGAGCTCGTCTGGCCCTAG
- the msrA gene encoding peptide-methionine (S)-S-oxide reductase MsrA, whose translation MSWMFVRTPELVPTEQALPGRDTPILAHPRPHAVLGTPITGPWREGQRSLIVGIGCFWGVEKMYWELDGVEGTSVGYAGGVSPHPTYREVCSGRTNHTEVVEVVYDPEKVSLDELVALALENHDPTQGMRQGNDVGTQYRSAIYTTGPEAREEAERVQAIVDKYAADLKKEGFGEVTTEVKPLADTPSGAYFLAEDEHQQYLHKVPHGYCPHHSTGVACRLPD comes from the coding sequence ATGTCCTGGATGTTTGTCAGAACCCCCGAACTGGTGCCCACCGAGCAGGCCCTGCCCGGCCGCGACACCCCGATCCTGGCGCACCCGCGCCCCCATGCCGTGCTGGGCACCCCCATCACCGGCCCGTGGCGTGAGGGGCAGCGTTCCCTCATCGTCGGCATCGGCTGCTTCTGGGGCGTGGAGAAGATGTACTGGGAGCTCGACGGCGTGGAGGGCACGTCCGTCGGCTACGCCGGCGGCGTCAGCCCGCACCCCACCTACCGGGAGGTCTGCTCCGGGCGCACCAACCACACCGAGGTGGTGGAGGTGGTCTACGACCCGGAGAAGGTCTCCCTCGACGAGCTCGTCGCCCTGGCCCTGGAGAACCACGACCCGACCCAGGGGATGCGGCAGGGCAACGACGTCGGCACGCAGTACCGTTCCGCCATCTACACCACCGGTCCGGAGGCCCGGGAGGAGGCGGAGAGGGTGCAGGCGATCGTCGACAAGTATGCCGCGGACCTGAAGAAGGAGGGGTTCGGCGAGGTGACCACCGAGGTGAAGCCGCTCGCGGACACGCCCTCCGGCGCCTACTTCCTCGCCGAGGACGAGCACCAGCAGTACCTGCACAAGGTGCCCCACGGCTACTGCCCGCACCACTCCACCGGAGTGGCCTGCCGCCTGCCCGACTAG